A window of the Diabrotica undecimpunctata isolate CICGRU chromosome 1, icDiaUnde3, whole genome shotgun sequence genome harbors these coding sequences:
- the LOC140441735 gene encoding uncharacterized protein codes for MGNKCVYFIFLLCVLAYIEEATCEADPQLGIGNLRGYGRRPNFLENVGYGSNRDYNQYRGPPQYPFGGQYQPGYGYGSGRGFGYGNRPGAPFSPSSGGGVLFGYAYRRGNNFPAGNIFGPPDYGKK; via the exons ATGGGGAACAAATGTGTATACTTC ATctttttattgtgtgtattggcTTACATCGAAGAAGCTACGTGTGAAGCTGATCCACAACTTGGAATCGGAAATTTACGTGGCTACGGAAGAAGACCAAACTTTCTTGAAAATGTTGGATACGGATCTAACAGAGACTACAATCAATACAGGGGACCACCTCAATATCCATTTGGTGGTCAGTACCAACCAGGATATGGCTACGGTTCCGGAAGAGGTTTTGGATATGGAAACCGACCAGGAGCTCCATTTTCTCCTAGTTCAGGCGGAGGGGTTTTATTCGGATACGCATATCGTAGAGGAAATAACTTTCCAGCTGGAAATATATTTGGTCCACCTGATTACGgcaaaaaatag